The Acetobacter oryzifermentans genomic interval GCGGTTGATATGATCTACCTTCTGCTTGACCCGCGAGTGCGCGATGCCCGCTAACATGCCCCCCCACGCCCTGCTGGATGTGCGAGACCTACGGGTAAGTTTTCCGGCCCGTGGGAAGATGATTCCGATTGTAGATGGTGTTTCCTTCACCCTAAACCATCAAGATATTCTAGGGCTGGTGGGGGAATCTGGATCAGGTAAATCTGTCACGGCTTTAGCACTTATGGGGCTGATTGATGCTCCGGGCGTGCAGGTAACGGGTTCTGTCTGCTTCCGGGGGCAGGAACTGATAGGAATGCCGCCAAAAAAGCTACGGCGCCTACGTGGCAAAGAAATTGCCATGATCTTTCAGGACCCCATGACAGCCTTTACACCAGTTTACACAATAGGCTGGCAAATTGATGAGCAAATACGGACCCATGAACGTGTTTCGCGCAAACAGGCCCGCACCCGCACAGTGAAACTGTTGGGTGATATGGGCGTGCCAGACCCAGAGCGCACAGCCAACCGCTACCCACACCAATTGTCTGGGGGCTTACGCCAGCGCGCCATGATTGCCATGGCCCTTTCATGCAACCCATCTCTCCTGATTGCAGACGAACCCACAACCGCGTTGGATGTAACCGTACAGGCACAGATACTGGAGCTGATACGCAGCTTGCGAGATACGCACCACTCATCCGTTTTACTGATTACGCATGATATGGGCGTAGTGGCAGAAACCTGCGATAACAGCATGGTGCTCTATTCTGGCCGTGTTGCAGAATATGGGCCAACATCTGCCCTATTTGCATCCCCCGCTCACCCATATACAGCCGGGCTTCTAGCCTCCATCCCGCCATTGGATGGGCCAAGACCATTACGTTTACCAGCCATTGCGGGTTCCCCTCCGCTTCCGCAAAACCGCCCGGCAGGATGTGCTTTTTCACCACGTTGCCAATACGCACATACAGCCTGCACAATAGCATTGCCACCTTACGTTCAAACAGGGCCGAACCATTTTGCCGCTTGCGTTCTCCCGCAAGAAGGAAAATCTTTGCCACCACGCCTGAGTGATGCACTTGCACAGGAACACCTCCGGCCATGAAAGCGTCCCAAGCCCCTTCGCCCATTTTGGATGTCCGCGATCTGTACAAAACATACCGCCTTCCCCGCGGGCAGGAACTCAAGGCTGTAGATGGCGTTTCCTTTTTCGTTATGCCGGGGGAAGTGCTGGGCGTTGTGGGTGAATCTGGGTGCGGGAAATCATCCCTAGGGCGTTGTCTGCTCAAACTGATGCCGGCTACAAGTGGCCAGATTGTATTTGAAGGGCATGATATCACGCATCTATCTGAACGCACCTTGCGTCCCTTACGCCAGCGTATGCAGATGGTTTTTCAGGATTCCTACGCCAGTCTAAACCCGCGCCGAAGAATAGGAGACTTACTAGCCGAACCTCTTAAAGTTCATCCTAATGCCCAAGGCCGCAAGCGTTCCTCCACCGAAATTACGGCGCGCTTACACGAACTGATGGAACTTGTCAGCCTGCCTATTACAGCATTGGCACGATATCCACATGAATTTTCTGGCGGGCAACGCCAACGTATTAACATTGCGCGTGCATTAGCTCTGTCCCCTCAATTGATTATTGCGGATGAGCCTGTTTCTGCCCTGGATGTTTCTGTTCAGGCCCAAATCATCAATCTGTTTGCTGACTTACAAAAACAACTTGGCCTTACCTACGTATTTGTAGCGCATGATCTGGCTGTTGTGCGCCAGATATCAAACCGGGTAGCTGTCATGTATCTGGGCCGCATTGTAGAAATTGGTGATACCGATAGCGTGCTACACACCCCCGCCCACCCCTATACAGCCGCTCTTACTGCTGCCATTCCGCGGCCTGTTACAGGGCTAGCACGCCCTGTGCCTTTGCAAGGGGATGTTCCCAGCCCCATTAACCGCCCGAGTGGTTGCCGTTTTCATACACGCTGCCCCTACGTACAAACACGCTGCAAGCAGGAAGACCCAGCTTTACGCTCCATCCATCACGATAGGCATGAAGTGGCCTGCCATTTTCCGTTATGATCCGCTGCGGCCGCACCTCATTTCAACAGATAAAGCTATGTTTACCTTTTCCACTGCTGAATATATTTCATCCTGCAAAATATGCGCCATTTCTTTGAAAGAGTTATTTCGTATCAGTCTCAGCCCCTGCCCTGCCCACAAAGACATATTCTCAGCGTTTCCATCTCGCGCGGCCTTCTTACGTAACGCTTGGGTTAAGGCATTCTGGACAGGATAAGGAAACGGCTGGGAACTTCCATATTCTTCAATAAATTGATTACATATACCACGCGCCAACCTACCTGAAAAAACATTCGTCAATACGGTGCTTTCGGCTGGCAAATGCTGTTCAAGCGCTTTTCTATACGCTGGGGCCAACGCTGTATCTGAACAACCCAAAAATGCTGTGCCCATTTGCACGGCTTCGGCACCCAAGCTTATAGCCGCTACTATGCCTTCTCCATCCATGATACCTCCTGCGGCAATAACTGGAATTGAGATATCCTTTACAATTTCCCGGACAAGAGGAAGCAATCCTACGCCATTTCCTCCATCAGAGAGAAAGCTTCCGCGGTGCCCACCCGCTTCTATACCTTGAGCACACACAGCATCTGCCCCAACGTCTGCCCATGCGCGCGCCTCTGCACTGGTTGTAGCTGTGCCACATACAAAAATACCTTGAGCATGCAGCATGGAAACCTGTTCCTGTGTAAGAATACCAAACGTAAAACTTGCAACTGGCGGTTTGGCGTGAAGCAGAACTTCAAACTGTTCCTGAAATGATGGAGCATATTGATTGGGTAATATAAAATCCAATTCCAGTTTTTCATAAACATGACGCAAAAACAGAGTATCTTGTGGATCAGGATAATAACTGGGCAGATGGTCAATAATAAAAAGGTTAACGTTAAAAACTGATGTTGTTTCAGATTTAATCTGGCGAAGAGAAGCCTCAATTTCCTCTGGAGACATCATGCCAGCACCAAGAGAGCCTAAAAAACCTGCATTACTGGCAGCAATAACCATTTCAGCATTACTTATGCCAGCCATAGGAGCCTGAATAACTGGCAAGGCAAGCTCTAACTTTTCGACCAAAGTATGATGCGGCATGTGCTAGCCTTTCTATGTTTTTGCTGTTTAGCACTTTATTTACAAAACCCATTCTCCACGATCTTCATGCAATCGTCACAGTTATAAATGTGAAATGCAGGTAAATTATACGCCAGTATGACGATTGATGTGGGAATAAGTCACTATGCGTTTTCGTAACGCCGTTTTTTATGCCGTAAGTCTTTCCTTAGCGCACACCTTCTTTGGATATACCGCACAGGCACAACAGTTTACCCTACCTGATGGGCGTGCATTCTTGCCGCCACCTCCGCGGGCCGAAGAACCTGCACAACAGGCAGACTTACGGGCTTTTGAAAAAACGCGGGGGCTGAAAGATAAGGCGCGCTGGAAATTGGCCCAGAATGACGCCAACCTGAACCCAGACCATGTTATCAAGGATTTTTCATGCGCTGCCGGATTTAATCTGGATCCAGCCAAACTTCCCGCACTGGTCGATCTTCTTACATCGCTTGCGCAGCCCGTAGAGCAAGATGTTTCAAACGAAAAAGACTTCTGGAAACGGCGCAGGCCTTTTGTTGGAACAGATAAAGACATCTGCACCGCGCATTCAGATGGGCTTGATCATAGCTATGCCTACCCATCTGGCCATACAACCTGGGGTTGGCTTACGGCGTCCATTCTTGCCAGCGCTCTGCCTGATCGTGCAACGCAAATCATGCAACGCGGCCGTATATTTGGTGAAAGCCGTATTGTTTGTGGCGTGCATTGGAAAAGCGACGTGCAAGCTGGCTATATGAACGGAAGCGCCATGTTTGCAACACTTCAAGAACAGCCCGCTTTTACCCAGAAAATGGCAAAAGTTCGCCAGGAACTCCTTGCCTTGCGTAATGCTAAAACAGAACCAGACACAAAAACTTGCGCAGTAGAGCAGCAAGCCGCGCAAGATATTTTTTAATAATTGATATTTCTGATTCTGGGGTTTGGATATTCATGAGTTGCCGGTTATCTGCGTTGCCTGCCCTGCGGCTGTTTACGCTGGCAGGTTACGCACAACAGGCTTTGCCAACCGCTTTTAAAGCACCGGCTCCGCTTATCGGCTTGCATGGCTTGTGGGGCTCTCGCCTATCCGATCTGGTAGCATATGAATGCACCAAACCTGCAAACTGCTTTGGCATGAACCCAGAGAAGAAGAAATTGGCATGCTTCAGGCTCTTTCCCTGCAAGCACGCGCTGGCCGCGTTGATATGAACCGTATTCTTGTTTTACGCGCTGGCAGCAATTTTGACATACCTCCACCCGGACAGACGACTGCAAACCTACTTAAGGCCGAAACTGAAGAATCTGGTTTTTCTGGTTTTCTACCTGCTCTGGATGCTGCGTATCTGGCAGGAAGTGTGGTTGTAAAAGAAATTGCAACACACTGGGCTCATTACGAAAACACCATTCCCTCTCATTAGACGTTTTTACGTATCTGACAGGATCGAAACATGACGACACGTCGTAATTTTCTGAAATATGCGTTCCTTTCCGGGGCTGCGGGTTCTGCTGGCATGTTGCCTTCTGCCATTAGCCGCGCATTTGCTATTTCCCCCGATCCAGGAACGACATATCAGGATGCAGAACATATTGTTATCTTGATGCAGGAAAACCGTTCGTTCGATCATTTATATGGTACATTACAAGGTGTACGTGGGTTTAACGACCCTCGCGCCATACGCCAGCCCAACGGTAACCCGGTATTTGTGCAATCCAGCACAGAAGGGCAAACCTACGTGCCTTGGCGCCTGAATATTCATGACACACGCATTACATGGATGGGCTCTATTCCTCATTCACGAGAAAGCCAGGTTGATGCGTGGAACAACGGGCATCATGATCGATGGGTAGACGTCAAAAAGTCACATTACAAGAAATACGAACACTACCCCATGACTATGGGATATTATACACGAGAAGACCTCCCGTTTTATTATGCATTGGCAGATGCTTTTACTGTTTGTGACCAAAATTACTGCGGTGTGATGACAAGCACTTGCCCGAACCGTTTGGTGTTCTGGACAGGTACTGTGCGTAATAAACAAAGCACTGACTCCACAGTTTATATGCGCAACCCAGAAATTCTTAAATCTGGCCTAACATGGACAACCTTTCCTGAAAGATTGGAACAGATTGGCATTTCATGGAAAGTATATCAAAATGAAACCGATCAGGTTGGCGGTCTGGATGAAAAAGAACGCGCATGGCTTTCTAACTTTGCACTTAATATTTTAGAATGCTTTGAAAATTATAATACATCTGCAAACCCCAGATTTCATGAATGGGTAGATGAGCGTATAAAAGCCTGCTCCAAACATATTGAAAAACTTCAGGCCGAAGAAAGACTTGTTTCAGAAAAACATCAGGAACAGTTAGCTGAAGCCAATACCTTGCTGGCTGTTCTAAAACGCCGCCGCGATACTGCTACAAAAACAGTAGAACAGCTTACTTCGGCAGAACGTAGCTTGTTTGAACGCGCTTTTGTAACTAACAAAGCAGACAAAAATTACCGGACACTTGAAACACTCACTTTTTCAGATGGTTCCAATACACGCCATATGAATGTTCCCAAGGGAGATGTCCTGTATCAATTCCGCAAGGATGTACAGAACGGCAAACTCCCCACTGTTTCATGGTTAGCTGCACCGGAACATTTTTCTGATCACCCAGCCTCGCCTTGGTATGGTGCATGGTTTGTATCAGAAGTTATGGATATTCTTACCGAAAATCCGGAAATCTGGAAAAAAACCATTTTCATCATGACTTACGATGAAAATGATGGCTACTTTGACCATTGCTGCTCCTTCACGGCACCAGACCCTAAACGCCCGGAAACAGGCAAATCCTCCGCCAGCATAGGGCCTGATGGTCTAGAATATACTTACGCCAAAGATGAAGAAATTATGGGCGTGCCTCCTGCATTAGCACGTAGTGGCCCAATTGGTCTGGGCTTTCGGGTTCCCATGATTATTGCATCTCCGTGGAGCCGTGGAGGCTGGGTGAATTCTCAGCTGTTCGAGCATAGCTCTACGCTTCAGTTTCTTGAAAAGTTTATTGAAGGTAAGTTTGGTAAAAAGGTTACCGAAACCAATATTTCTCCATGGCGCCGTGCCATTAGTGGGGATTTAACATCATGCTTCCGCCCTTATGATGGCACGGTTCCACAACTTCCATTTATTGAAAGAGATAAACATCTAGAAATTATCGAAGATGCACGCTACCGGCCTATGCCCAGTGGATTTAAATCTCTCGAAGAAGCAGACATTACGCTGCTGAAAAACGATCCCCTCCAACTACAGCACTATGTAAAACAAGAACCAGGCACACGGCCAGCCTGCGCCCTACCCTATGAACTGTACTGTGATGGCGGCCTAAGCGCAGATGGACAAACCATATCCCTGCATCTGCAAGCAGGTACAAAGGTACACAAGCACCTTTCATCTGGTGTCCCTTTTAATGTGTACACCCACAACATGCGGCAAGAAAGCGGTATGCGATCCAGCACCTATGCTGTAGCTGCTGGAGATAACATAACGGTAAATATTGATAGCCGTTTATCTGAAAGCAATCTTTACGATGTATCTGTTCACGCACCCAATGGCTTCTACCGCAAATTTACTGGGCGCAAGCATGGCATAAAACTTTTAGCTGAATGTAAATATATGCCTTCGAGCAAGGAAAGCATGCTTCTTTGCCTAAAAAACATGGGACATGATACATTGGAAATCCACTGCAATAGACTAGGGCGCGCAGCTTTACATATCCTGCACATTCCTGCCCAAGGCAATGTCAGGCAGGTTATACCTCTTGCTCAATCCAACATGTGGTATAATTTAACACTGACAGCACCCAAAGAACCTGAATTTTCTTATGTTTTTGCAGGCCATCTCGACAATGGGAACCATAGTATTACGGATCCAGAAATGGGCCTCATAAAATAAATACAAGTTATTATTCTATACAGGATAAAACACTGGGCGTTTACATGCTGATTTATGTAAACGCCCAGAATATTAAAAATAAACTAATGTATTTTATTTTATAAACTTTTGAATTCTTATAAATTTCTCTAATCATAAATATAGAATTTCTTATTCTCGCAATTTACTGATCAACAGTGAAATACAGATCATAAACAGCCTGATTGAATGAGCGTTTTTGGCTTTTGTATATGAACAGATGAATCATGATGCAAGAATGGCCCGCGCCCTAAGGTGCAAACGTATCGTGCCATTTCCTGTCCGCAGTTCTAAAGCGCTAGGAAACACATAGTTCTTCAATTTGAGCTGTTCCTGAGCAGAGAGGCCGCCATCTCCACCAGCATAAGCAAGAAGGCTATTTTTGGTCTCACTGTTCAGCAACCGTGACCTCTGAATACCAAGCCACCAAGGTCGCTGACAATGGTAAGCAGAGCCGTTGAAACAATACTCTGATCAAGCATGCAGCCATTGTGCGGCTGGTAACATAATGCAGTATCAATACCTACTGCATTATGTCTTGGTCTCTTTATTATGCACTCACATCCTTAACAGATGCATCTGCCTGCCCTTGCACCCAATAACCAGATGCCTTGATCCATTGTGTGGCAATACCGCGTTTTTCAAGCAAATATTGGCGCACTGTTTTTGCAACACGGGCTTCTGCCCCAACCCAAATAAATGTGTGTTCTGAAATATCCATGCCGGATAGAGCAGACACAATACCTTGTGCATCATCAGCTTTATCCAAAGGACGA includes:
- a CDS encoding ABC transporter ATP-binding protein, coding for MPPHALLDVRDLRVSFPARGKMIPIVDGVSFTLNHQDILGLVGESGSGKSVTALALMGLIDAPGVQVTGSVCFRGQELIGMPPKKLRRLRGKEIAMIFQDPMTAFTPVYTIGWQIDEQIRTHERVSRKQARTRTVKLLGDMGVPDPERTANRYPHQLSGGLRQRAMIAMALSCNPSLLIADEPTTALDVTVQAQILELIRSLRDTHHSSVLLITHDMGVVAETCDNSMVLYSGRVAEYGPTSALFASPAHPYTAGLLASIPPLDGPRPLRLPAIAGSPPLPQNRPAGCAFSPRCQYAHTACTIALPPYVQTGPNHFAACVLPQEGKSLPPRLSDALAQEHLRP
- a CDS encoding ABC transporter ATP-binding protein — protein: MKASQAPSPILDVRDLYKTYRLPRGQELKAVDGVSFFVMPGEVLGVVGESGCGKSSLGRCLLKLMPATSGQIVFEGHDITHLSERTLRPLRQRMQMVFQDSYASLNPRRRIGDLLAEPLKVHPNAQGRKRSSTEITARLHELMELVSLPITALARYPHEFSGGQRQRINIARALALSPQLIIADEPVSALDVSVQAQIINLFADLQKQLGLTYVFVAHDLAVVRQISNRVAVMYLGRIVEIGDTDSVLHTPAHPYTAALTAAIPRPVTGLARPVPLQGDVPSPINRPSGCRFHTRCPYVQTRCKQEDPALRSIHHDRHEVACHFPL
- a CDS encoding NAD(P)H-dependent flavin oxidoreductase, whose product is MPHHTLVEKLELALPVIQAPMAGISNAEMVIAASNAGFLGSLGAGMMSPEEIEASLRQIKSETTSVFNVNLFIIDHLPSYYPDPQDTLFLRHVYEKLELDFILPNQYAPSFQEQFEVLLHAKPPVASFTFGILTQEQVSMLHAQGIFVCGTATTSAEARAWADVGADAVCAQGIEAGGHRGSFLSDGGNGVGLLPLVREIVKDISIPVIAAGGIMDGEGIVAAISLGAEAVQMGTAFLGCSDTALAPAYRKALEQHLPAESTVLTNVFSGRLARGICNQFIEEYGSSQPFPYPVQNALTQALRKKAARDGNAENMSLWAGQGLRLIRNNSFKEMAHILQDEIYSAVEKVNIALSVEMRCGRSGS
- a CDS encoding acid phosphatase, whose translation is MRFRNAVFYAVSLSLAHTFFGYTAQAQQFTLPDGRAFLPPPPRAEEPAQQADLRAFEKTRGLKDKARWKLAQNDANLNPDHVIKDFSCAAGFNLDPAKLPALVDLLTSLAQPVEQDVSNEKDFWKRRRPFVGTDKDICTAHSDGLDHSYAYPSGHTTWGWLTASILASALPDRATQIMQRGRIFGESRIVCGVHWKSDVQAGYMNGSAMFATLQEQPAFTQKMAKVRQELLALRNAKTEPDTKTCAVEQQAAQDIF
- a CDS encoding phosphocholine-specific phospholipase C; its protein translation is MTTRRNFLKYAFLSGAAGSAGMLPSAISRAFAISPDPGTTYQDAEHIVILMQENRSFDHLYGTLQGVRGFNDPRAIRQPNGNPVFVQSSTEGQTYVPWRLNIHDTRITWMGSIPHSRESQVDAWNNGHHDRWVDVKKSHYKKYEHYPMTMGYYTREDLPFYYALADAFTVCDQNYCGVMTSTCPNRLVFWTGTVRNKQSTDSTVYMRNPEILKSGLTWTTFPERLEQIGISWKVYQNETDQVGGLDEKERAWLSNFALNILECFENYNTSANPRFHEWVDERIKACSKHIEKLQAEERLVSEKHQEQLAEANTLLAVLKRRRDTATKTVEQLTSAERSLFERAFVTNKADKNYRTLETLTFSDGSNTRHMNVPKGDVLYQFRKDVQNGKLPTVSWLAAPEHFSDHPASPWYGAWFVSEVMDILTENPEIWKKTIFIMTYDENDGYFDHCCSFTAPDPKRPETGKSSASIGPDGLEYTYAKDEEIMGVPPALARSGPIGLGFRVPMIIASPWSRGGWVNSQLFEHSSTLQFLEKFIEGKFGKKVTETNISPWRRAISGDLTSCFRPYDGTVPQLPFIERDKHLEIIEDARYRPMPSGFKSLEEADITLLKNDPLQLQHYVKQEPGTRPACALPYELYCDGGLSADGQTISLHLQAGTKVHKHLSSGVPFNVYTHNMRQESGMRSSTYAVAAGDNITVNIDSRLSESNLYDVSVHAPNGFYRKFTGRKHGIKLLAECKYMPSSKESMLLCLKNMGHDTLEIHCNRLGRAALHILHIPAQGNVRQVIPLAQSNMWYNLTLTAPKEPEFSYVFAGHLDNGNHSITDPEMGLIK